AATATGATATTTCGTTTTTTCAATTCATTTTATACTTATATTTCCCAATATTTATATACCTTTGCCACAATTTTGAGCATTCTAAATCATAGAAATATCTTGCATATGAAGATTTGCAGATGATTTCACTTATTTTATATATTTAATAATTATCATTTAATAAAGGACAAAGATTATGAAGACATTTTACAGGATTCCCATGTTAGTATTTATGCTCTTGACGCAAGTTACGATGTTGATGGCGCAAGGAAATAAACCGGAAAACGTGCCGACATCTGTTTATGGCACATATCAAGGTGAGGCTACAACGGAGATTACAAATGATAAGGGCACAACTAAAGGGGCGAAGAAACAGCTGAAAATAGAAATAAGTAAAGGAGAAAACGGTTATACAGTGTTGACTCTTAAGGACTTTTCCGTAGGACAGTACTCTTTTGATAATATTCCCTTTAAGAATTGTCTGTTGATGTCAAAGGGTAATAAGTGGCAAATATACGTACCAAGTAATCTTTATGGTTCTTTTACTACAAAGGATAAAGTATATACATTGCTACTTGAGGGGATTATTTATGAGGATAAAAGCTTTGTGCATAAGGATGGAAGCTTGGATCTCAACTTTTCCATTATCTATAAAAATACAAAGATTGAGCATCTGTTCAAGGGTAAGAAAGAAAATGGTACAACGGGTATCCACAAGCTAACTCAGCAGAGTGACAAACAAACTATGTATGATTTGCAGGGACGCCAGGTAGAGAAACCGCGTAAAGGAATATATATTGTTAATGGCAAAAAGATAGTATATTGATAGTGGGTTGACTTATTTCACAGCCCTATATAAAATAAGGCAGGAATGTTTCCTGCCTTATTTTTGTATGAAATGCCAAATGATTTTCATCTGATTAACTTAATAACGGTTTCATGGCTCGCTCTTCTTGGCGTATGCGCACAGCAAGCAAACATAGGTAAATAGGCAGACCAATAGATAGCGTGAACCACGCATGACAGAGCAATCCCACACCTATAAGTTCGGGGATAATGTTGAGAAAATAGTTCGGGTGGCGCACTGTGCGGAATAGGAAACTACGTTCAATGCGCTGATTAGGCACGATATAGAGCTTGACAGTCCATATATCACGAAGCTTGTAAACGACATAGAAAAGTATGAGATAGGCAAACGTCATAATTGCAAGCCCTATGCCTGACACTTTCTCAAACTCGATGCCTGTGGCATAAGCTTCGTATAAGGCAGAAAAATAATATGCGATGTGTGCCAAAGTGATTAAAAGCGAGTTGAACTTGCCATATTGTATGGCCCCACACCTGAGTAAACGTTTCTCATTTCGGATTGAAAAATAAAGAGAAAACAGTCTCAATACAAAAAAAGTCATAAAAATAATAATTACGTATTGCATAACTTTAAGATGAATGATGATATTATTTATGCGATGCCAAAACAAAGATACTTGATAAACATCCCTTGTGTTATTTTGAGTTAAGTCAGAGAGTTCTCTCGCAGAAAGCCTCTATCCCGGCATCGCTGGAAAGACAAAGGGCTTCGCAAGAGTGTGCAAAGATAGACAGTTCTGCGGTGCTTCCCAAATAAATGAAAGGCAACTTAGAAGTAATTAACTCTTTTTGTAAGATGTTTTCAAGGTTGGATGTCGGAGAGTCTGGTTTATATGATAGTGAAAAATCTTGTTTGGTACAGCCTTTACGCCATGTGCCCCTAAAGCAGCAAAGTATTGAAACGTCTCTTCCGTTTCAGCCTGTTTTTCTCTTCTTTCTCATGTTGTGAAGATATCGTTTTGGAGTAGTTTTGAATTACTGATAGTCAAATGGTTATGATATTTGGGGCAAGTTGTGGGGTAGGGTAATTTCAGAAAGTGCTTCAATGAGCGTCAAATGGGGCTATGAAATGGCTTAAATCATGCTGTAAAGTGACCCAAATGAGGCTGTGAAATGCATCATATTGCAGTGTAATCTGCGTCAAATCACACGCTCAAATGATGTAAATTACTTTCTAAAGGCTTTCGCTTTGTGTTTTTGTCCAATTCAAAATTATGCATGATGAATTATGCATGATGAATTAAATAGACTATCTTTGCACCACAATTCACCACGAAGTATAATCTGAATAGCAATTAAATTATGGCTAATTCTATCTTTGTTGCCGTCGTGTTTGCATTGGCATTCATAGCGAATCTCTATGATTTAATCATCAATGCCCCAAAGATTGAAGACGAAGAAAAGCGAAAAAAGAGAACTATAAGGGATGTGTTGTTCACTATAGTGTGGGGCGTTCTGCTGATTTTCCGTATCATTTACATTATGCACCTGCGTTGAGTGCATCATATGATTTGTCGCTTCAACAAACAATCTGTGTCGAAGCGACGAGTAATGTCAGTGATTATTCAGCGAATTTCTTCAGTTCATACAATGCCGGTGTGGCCTCTCCGGTGGTGCTGTCGAACAGAGGTGCGTTGTACCAACCGCTGAGTTGGGTGCTGAAAGCATTGTATTCGGGCCACCACCAGAATAATCCTGTCACGCGTTTGTGGGTTTTCAGCATCGTGATAAGGGCTGCAGTGAAGCGCTGTTGGCCTTGAAGCGAGTAGGGATATTGGGCAGTATAGTCGAAAGTTGAACCGCCTACGGGCCATTTGTAGGGGTAGCCTGTCTCCACAAGCATGATGTCTTTACCGCTGAACGAGGTCTCTAAACGCGAAATGGCCGCGTTGAGTTCGCTCATCGGGCCATGGAAATAAGGATAGTAGCTGAGGCCGATGATGTCGTAATCAACCTTTGCCAACTGCATCTGCTGATAGAAATTGAGCAGTGCCTGATAGTTGGTGTTGTCGCGTTGCTGGGTAGTTGACACACGTTCGGTGTGCAGAATAATCTTTGCTTTGGGGCAGATCTCCCTGCATGCAGCGGTTGCAGCATGCAGCAATTGCGTGAAACGGTTCCAGTTTTCCTGTGGAGATGAAGGATAACAATAGCGTGCTGTGGCTGCATTCTGCCCCCAGAGCATGCCATAACTGATTTCATTGCCGGTCTGGATAAGGTCGGGTTCCGTGCCGTTTTGCTTCATCTTCGTCAGCACTTCCGCTGTATAAGCTTTGAGTTTTGCAGCCAATTGACTGTCGTCAAGCCCTGCCCAGGCAGCCGGAGTCCATTGCTTTGCGGGGTCAGCCCACGTGTCGGAGTAATGGAAATCAAGCAGAAGTTTGAAGCCTGCAGCCTTGATCTGTTTGGCCAAAGGCAGGATATAAGCTAAGTTCTGGCATGCATTCGGGGCGCGATCTGCCCCTTTGTATTGGTCAGGATTGACGAAAAGGCGCAGTCGCATGGCGTTCCAGCCTGCATTCTTGAACAGCACAAGCGGGGCAACGGCAGTCCCCTTGTCCTTGAAAATGGCTCCCGCTTTCTCGTATTCCGGCAGGAGTGAAATGTCGCCTCCAACGTATTTCGTCACTGTTTCCGTAGGTTTTACGTCGGGTTTCGGTGTCGTTTTCCCATTTGGTTCATGGTCATTGCCACCGCAAGAAATAAGAGTCATCAGTGCGGTGAGCACCATAACGCACACTGTCTTCACATTGAATTTCATTGCTAAATCATTCTTTTAATTCGCAGCAAAGATACAAAAAAGTCATGAAAGCATTAAAATTCGGGAAATCTTTCATTGTGGATAGCCTTCACTGCCATGCATTCCATTTCGATTAACCAGCCTGGTCGACACACCGGAGCATGGAGCAGGAGGTGTGGAGTGTTGGGGAATTGCTTCTGGAAGAGGGCTGAAACGACAGCATAATCAGACGGATCACGCAGATAGACAAGGGCAAACGTGATATCGTTGAAGTTCATTTCGGCTTCTTTCAGCAAGGCTTCAACGTTCTCCCACATGCGTTTTACTTGATGTTTGATGTCGCGTGGCCAGACCACCTGCCCTTGGTTGTCGATGCTTGCAGTGCCCGAAACGAACACATGTCGGCGATCTCCGTAGTCAATTTGAGTCGCTCTTTCAAAGCTTACGCCATATTCGCTCGTGCGGTTCATGTGGTCAAGCGCATAGAGATAAGTCATCTGCCCCGGCAACAAGCCTTTCACGGCGTAGGCATCCATTGTGGCAAACACCTTGGAATCGGCCACCCGACCACCTATTCCCGTGCTGGAAATGTAGTGAGTTTCGGGCGTTAAGCCCTGCGTCATGAACACTTCATTGCGCGCTTTCACTACACCTGAATAGTTGTTGTCAATGTCGTTGACGAAAAACCACGTGCGAACGCAGTTGTCTTTCAACGTACATTCGTTTTCAATGAGGCGCATCACGTAGTCTTCAAGAATGCGTGTGGTCTGGTGTTCTGAACTTGATGAGTTTGCCACGGCACCT
The nucleotide sequence above comes from Segatella oris. Encoded proteins:
- a CDS encoding isoprenylcysteine carboxyl methyltransferase family protein is translated as MQYVIIIFMTFFVLRLFSLYFSIRNEKRLLRCGAIQYGKFNSLLITLAHIAYYFSALYEAYATGIEFEKVSGIGLAIMTFAYLILFYVVYKLRDIWTVKLYIVPNQRIERSFLFRTVRHPNYFLNIIPELIGVGLLCHAWFTLSIGLPIYLCLLAVRIRQEERAMKPLLS
- a CDS encoding glycosyl hydrolase 53 family protein → MKFNVKTVCVMVLTALMTLISCGGNDHEPNGKTTPKPDVKPTETVTKYVGGDISLLPEYEKAGAIFKDKGTAVAPLVLFKNAGWNAMRLRLFVNPDQYKGADRAPNACQNLAYILPLAKQIKAAGFKLLLDFHYSDTWADPAKQWTPAAWAGLDDSQLAAKLKAYTAEVLTKMKQNGTEPDLIQTGNEISYGMLWGQNAATARYCYPSSPQENWNRFTQLLHAATAACREICPKAKIILHTERVSTTQQRDNTNYQALLNFYQQMQLAKVDYDIIGLSYYPYFHGPMSELNAAISRLETSFSGKDIMLVETGYPYKWPVGGSTFDYTAQYPYSLQGQQRFTAALITMLKTHKRVTGLFWWWPEYNAFSTQLSGWYNAPLFDSTTGEATPALYELKKFAE
- a CDS encoding Rid family hydrolase, coding for MMPKTNTQEVVSNFTTLRHSGRTPLLAEGSGEAFPVKIADEASFIIHASDPCAPFTTQLQEVISRYDEIKNRLMPDAEAVMKRYFLSDAANQEDEVYATDESDCALSVVQQPPLDGTKVALWVYLLSGIKRQNCTHGVYSVTRGAYEHLWYAGAVANSSSSEHQTTRILEDYVMRLIENECTLKDNCVRTWFFVNDIDNNYSGVVKARNEVFMTQGLTPETHYISSTGIGGRVADSKVFATMDAYAVKGLLPGQMTYLYALDHMNRTSEYGVSFERATQIDYGDRRHVFVSGTASIDNQGQVVWPRDIKHQVKRMWENVEALLKEAEMNFNDITFALVYLRDPSDYAVVSALFQKQFPNTPHLLLHAPVCRPGWLIEMECMAVKAIHNERFPEF